A region from the Stutzerimonas stutzeri genome encodes:
- a CDS encoding heavy-metal-associated domain-containing protein has product MQTFQVKGMTCAHCERAVTQAIQARDGDAKVEVDLGAGVVRVDGRLDEATIREAIEEEGYEVQ; this is encoded by the coding sequence ATGCAAACGTTTCAGGTGAAAGGCATGACCTGCGCCCATTGTGAGCGCGCCGTAACCCAGGCGATCCAGGCGCGTGATGGAGATGCCAAGGTTGAAGTGGATCTGGGAGCAGGCGTGGTGCGGGTCGATGGCCGCCTCGATGAGGCGACGATCCGCGAGGCGATCGAAGAGGAAGGGTACGAGGTGCAATAA